The Metabacillus sediminilitoris genome window below encodes:
- a CDS encoding nucleotidyltransferase-like protein → MENILRPIYQERASHATTLAIIMIEKRQQISPTTDNFDVALLVIVDDSEQELFIKHYEFENKIASLTVISKEELNDSILLGTNRRMVEWVLNGKVLFDRNEYIVDLIDRLRTFPFSERKLKIGIEYGKLIRRYIEGKAFFESKQLLDAYNHIVHALHHLARLEVIDRGFYPEVTVWNQVKQIGPPIYKLYKELIESDESLEKKLELIFLASDFLINSKTEVGAAHILSVMSEKESWYYNELHHHPELKYYSVDLGVILEFLAEKKLISIERVGTKGKEVFHRTYFVEKNY, encoded by the coding sequence ATCTCCCCTACAACAGATAATTTTGATGTTGCATTACTTGTTATCGTTGATGATTCAGAACAGGAACTTTTTATTAAACATTATGAGTTTGAAAATAAAATAGCGTCTTTAACTGTTATATCAAAAGAAGAGTTAAATGATTCAATCCTATTAGGAACAAATAGAAGAATGGTTGAATGGGTGTTAAATGGGAAAGTCCTATTTGACCGAAATGAATACATAGTAGATCTAATTGATCGTTTGCGAACCTTTCCTTTTTCAGAACGTAAACTGAAAATTGGGATTGAGTATGGAAAGCTAATAAGAAGATATATAGAAGGAAAAGCATTTTTTGAATCGAAACAACTGCTTGATGCGTATAACCATATTGTTCATGCCTTACATCATTTAGCTAGACTTGAAGTCATTGATCGTGGATTTTACCCTGAGGTTACTGTGTGGAATCAAGTGAAACAAATTGGACCGCCAATCTATAAGCTTTATAAAGAATTAATTGAGAGTGATGAATCATTAGAAAAAAAATTAGAGCTAATCTTTTTGGCTAGTGACTTCCTAATTAACTCTAAAACTGAGGTTGGAGCCGCCCATATTCTTTCTGTTATGTCTGAGAAGGAATCTTGGTATTATAATGAATTACATCACCACCCAGAACTAAAGTATTATTCAGTAGATCTTGGTGTCATACTGGAATTCTTAGCAGAGAAAAAACTCATTTCTATTGAACGCGTCGGAACAAAAGGGAAAGAGGTTTTTCATCGCACATATTTTGTTGAGAAAAACTATTGA